In Leptidea sinapis chromosome 2, ilLepSina1.1, whole genome shotgun sequence, the sequence TcttgcctaccccgacgggaacaaggcgtgagtgtatgcaATATTAGTAGCAAATATTTGTATCAAACGGACACTTATGAATCAAAATGTGTGTTTAAAAAGAATCGTACCTGACGAATTATAATGATGACCGACTTAATTGACCTATAGACTATACAAAATCATAATAGTTGAGATGATAAAAGGTCATGAAAAAGACCGAAATCGGGAGCCAAAACAACCGGCAGccaaaatgcgaaattccacccCCTTCATGTTGATGTCTAGCATTCTACAACCAAAACTTTGATCATTGAGAAAGATTGTTACATTATATCGTAAAACCGACTAGCCATTGTAAAAGCCATTCAAACAATGCTTGTAAGCATATTTGCACAGTCCAGAGGCTGTTGGCAAAAATTGGCATTTCGCCAAATGCAATTGGAAACTTGGCTCAATTCATTGTGCACTTGAGAAAGTTAACCTACATTAAGCAAGCAACAGCTTATGCTAACAGCTGTAGTTGCCGTCGAAATTCGTGGCACTCGGGGTCATAAGACGAGCGATGTATTGATCAGGGAGCATGGCATTGCCCTCGTCAAGTCGAGTAAAAATAGGCACGGTCGTACCATtcttttctcgaagcagttcaggccattttcgaTCCCCTATAACTTCGTTGTGCATAAAATTTGATGACTGAATTCAGTAAGAATAGTATATTTATTGCAATTACCAGTgaaggcgttgcgtagagacgtcgcttcattgtgtgtcttctaccgaatttatcacggggagtgttccgaagagctgttttaacctgattcctgccgccgaattccaacttcgcacgacacgccacaagttaggatatcatccccaccatctggatgtgtggcggtcctccacagtgcggttttcaaggagctttcttccacgtactacaaagctgtggactgagctttcttgtgcggtgtttccgggacgatacgacatgggtaccttcaaaaaaagcgcgtacaccttccttaaaggccggcaacgctcttgtgattcctctggtgttgcaaaagaatgtgggcggcggtgatcacttaacaccaggtgacccgtacgctcgtttgtcctgctattccataaaataaaaaaaggcttCCTTACACGGGTTGCCGGcttaattatgggtaccacagcagcgcctatttattatgtgtaagcattattaatttggatatttttaatacaactgtTAAAGCAATGAAACAATGTATCATGAATTCATTTTTTGAAGCCGATGACGAACCTGTAAATATTAAGTGTGCTTATTATTACATAGTTCGAAGTTGtagtaatagttattattttagttgttgtCGGAATTGTTGATGTTGTTGATGTAGTTGTTAAGTTTTAGATGCTGCTGGTGATGGTGAAGTTGTTGACGCAGTAATTGTTGTTGAAGCTGCTGTGGGTGCGGTCGTAGAAATCGACGTATTTGTCTGAAGAATAGGACAGcaattaaattagaaatattccaaattcaaatattttcattcaaaatagcatTAGAAATCACctattgaacttcaaaaactacctCCCATTCGAAATATGCGGcaaattaaatagcctgagggcgaattctcagtctgtggtatcattaagaaaatcattcatGTTAAGTAACCACCAAATAAAATAGTTCCTCTatgtttaagaaataaaataaagtatgatATAGTGAAGTACTTGATAGcttttgttattgtttaaaaaaaaataaaaagtcataagaaatcttattttaataaccGACCAACAAATCAATAGATTACAAAGTGCGAGCCAGAAGGACTCATTAAATTGACCGCTTTGGCGATAGCTACACATTTTAAAATCTATCATGATGTCGCCCAAAGCGAAAACTTCTATCACCAACGTAATAAGTAGCCCCAGCAGGCCAATGAGTAGTTGCTCTCAATATTTTAACACGACTGCCAAATCTTTCTTTCAGTATTTGAAAGAAGTCACGTGTTTCTCCTTTAGCAGTCGTTTCCCAAGTTACAGGTCTATTACAATCTTTGGGATATGTTACAGAGCAAGAATTATCACTTGAATTTTCTGTTATTTCTTCATATTCTACTGTAGTCACCATTGTTGTCGGTTCTGATGTTAAAACTGTTGTTGAAGCTGTAGTTATAGTTGTTATTGAAGTTGTTGACGGAATTGTTGatgttattgttgttgttgaTGTAGTTGTTAAATTTGTAGACGCCGCAGGTGATGGTGGAGTTGTTGACGCAGTAATTGTTGTTGAAGCTGCTGTCGGCGTGGTCGTTGAAATCGTCGTATTTATGTCTGAAGAATAACACAGcaattaaattagaaataatacaaattcaaataatttcattcaaaataagattaaaaatctcttattgaacgtcaataaccacccattcgaaatatgCCACTGAGAAGAACAAGCGCAAGAATTTTAGCAGGCTTTTCATCTTTTTAAGCTTTTTTGGgctttttcatcgaaaaaatatgtttagaaggtaatattgtacaattaaacttattatttaatagcctgagggcgctTGCTCTTTTACcagtttgtggtatcattaggaaaatcaataaattatgttaagtaacctttactacacaCAGGTTTTTAAACACATCCTTTAAATTTGGTAACACATATGTTTTGTACATTTCCTGGGATCATCGCCAATTACTTACTAACaatgacttactaactcaaaCGAGTAGAGAGCATAagatgtttatgtttgttcccagtgTTAACATTGTTGTTTAAGtaaactataaagtagtaatAGACTAACTACTAACCTACCTTACTAGATGGTACTAAGGCTGTCGTTGGATTAGCGGTACTCCTGGTGCAGTCTGATACAGTTGATGATTCAGTACTATTAGTTTCAGTTGTTGTTGCTGGTTGTGGAGCCGGCGTTGTTGTTGTTGTAGTTGTCGTAGTGGTTGTTGTTGTAGTTGTAGTAGTAGTTGTTGTTGATGTTGTTGAAGGCGTTGTTTCACATTGTCCATTATCAACAACATGATACTCTGAAAGTCAattagtattaaatttatttctgatttctttttttgatatttaattaaacattttcaataatttacCTTTCTTGTTATCACAATTGTACTCATGCATGTCACACTCATCTAAGAATATTCGCTTTTCCGTTGTATTATATTCTATACCACACGTCTTAACGCCGGTATGGTTGCATAAAGTAGCTATGACACATGAGGATTGAGGCTGTAATATTGAAAACATAGGCCAAGGTATTTAATACCAGTATTAAAGCTTTATGAGCAAAAGTTtcacatatttacataaaattttttaAAGGAAAATAGTACAATATATGTTTAGATTTTGAATGTTCAAAAATACAAGTTCGTTTTTGaacataaacatataatttGTGTGAATAATGAACGATAATTGAGCAAGAATAAGATATAGAGTATAGGTAATACTATGAAATACCAGCTGACCCTAGTAGAGGAAAAAGGAAAGCTACAAGGTGGTATGATCTAGCAAAGGGTTTGGATTTTCAGAATAAAATTCCTTCCGAGTGGGAAGCATGGCTTAGAATGAGAAGGACTGAACCACCAAC encodes:
- the LOC126971904 gene encoding uncharacterized protein LOC126971904; its protein translation is MPNRACFLLCVEDFCIGLLLFMSFAYYDSSGHYIPPQSSCVIATLCNHTGVKTCGIEYNTTEKRIFLDECDMHEYNCDNKKEYHVVDNGQCETTPSTTSTTTTTTTTTTTTTTTTTTTTPAPQPATTTETNSTESSTVSDCTRSTANPTTALVPSSKVDINTTISTTTPTAASTTITASTTPPSPAASTNLTTTSTTTITSTIPSTTSITTITTASTTVLTSEPTTMVTTVEYEEITENSSDNSCSVTYPKDCNRPVTWETTAKGETRDFFQILKERFGSRVKILRATTHWPAGATYYVGDRSFRFGRHHDRF